The Saprospiraceae bacterium genome includes a window with the following:
- the trkA gene encoding Trk system potassium transporter TrkA, whose amino-acid sequence MKIVIAGAGGIGFHLAKLLSYAQQDIILIDSNQDVLDYAQNHIDVRTVFGDSSSIHILKEAEIHRANLFLAVTTLENNNIVSCILAKKLGAKQTIARINNIANLQKEYKSTFKDLGVDKIISPSMLAAQEIMRLIQLYQVTDSFDFEEGKITLVGLTLDDTSLYNGRSIEEVNIEKNTNYNPIAILRGTETILPRSNTILRRGDHIYFLSKKCDLENLMQTIGKPPRKIKKLMFIGGNEISLQVAKNLEDDYKITIIEQDEKICKYLTTQLNNTLIIKGDPSNIELLREEGLEEMDAFISVTPNSETNIIASLMADTSGVYKTIALVDNTDYTHISQNIGVDTLINKKLIAANYIFRFVRKGKIEAITSLHGVDAEVIEFTVLKENRATKTSLRNIKFPEKAIIGAVIRGEDSYIPNGDFVLKVNDKVIVLATSAAIGKVEEFFR is encoded by the coding sequence ATGAAAATTGTGATTGCCGGAGCGGGAGGTATAGGATTTCACCTTGCCAAACTACTCTCTTACGCTCAGCAGGATATAATACTTATTGATTCCAATCAGGATGTGCTTGATTATGCTCAGAATCATATTGATGTCAGGACAGTTTTTGGAGACTCCTCTTCTATTCATATTCTGAAAGAAGCAGAAATACATCGTGCAAATTTGTTTTTAGCCGTTACAACACTTGAAAACAATAATATAGTTTCCTGCATCCTGGCTAAAAAATTAGGAGCAAAACAAACGATTGCCAGAATTAATAATATAGCCAATCTCCAAAAAGAATATAAAAGCACTTTCAAGGATTTGGGTGTAGATAAAATTATTTCCCCTTCAATGTTGGCTGCACAGGAGATCATGAGACTTATCCAACTATATCAGGTGACGGATAGTTTTGATTTTGAAGAGGGCAAGATAACTTTGGTAGGATTGACATTGGATGACACTTCTCTGTATAATGGCAGAAGTATCGAAGAAGTAAATATAGAGAAAAATACAAATTATAATCCTATTGCAATACTTCGAGGCACCGAGACTATTTTACCCAGATCAAATACCATTTTGAGGCGAGGGGATCATATCTATTTTCTTTCCAAAAAATGTGATCTGGAAAATCTGATGCAAACAATCGGCAAACCTCCGAGAAAAATCAAAAAGCTTATGTTTATTGGAGGTAATGAAATTTCGTTACAGGTTGCGAAAAACCTGGAAGATGATTATAAAATTACCATTATTGAGCAGGACGAAAAGATTTGTAAGTATTTAACCACCCAATTAAATAATACACTTATAATAAAAGGAGATCCTTCCAATATTGAACTGTTAAGGGAAGAGGGTCTTGAGGAAATGGATGCTTTTATTTCAGTGACCCCAAATTCAGAGACAAACATTATCGCCAGTCTGATGGCAGATACTTCCGGAGTTTATAAAACGATAGCTTTGGTAGATAATACAGATTACACACACATTTCACAAAATATTGGAGTAGACACCCTAATAAATAAAAAACTGATTGCTGCAAATTATATCTTCCGGTTTGTAAGAAAAGGTAAAATAGAAGCTATTACAAGTCTGCATGGTGTAGATGCTGAAGTAATAGAGTTTACCGTTTTGAAAGAAAACAGAGCCACAAAAACAAGTCTGAGAAATATAAAATTTCCTGAGAAAGCCATTATCGGAGCAGTCATCAGAGGAGAAGATAGTTATATCCCCAACGGAGATTTTGTTTTAAAAGTAAACGATAAAGTAATAGTACTTGCAACATCTGCTGCTATAGGAAAGGTAGAAGAATTTTTCAGGTAA
- a CDS encoding low molecular weight phosphotyrosine protein phosphatase, which translates to MKILMVCLGNICRSPLAQGILESKIKADGLNWFVDSAGTSGWHDGERPDHRAIKEANKNGIIIQHQRSRKITSEDLQYFDYILAMDSSNYNDILKLSSNTTNYKKVHLVLNFLHPGKNMAVPDPYYDDRFDLVYNLLNDALDQFIIFVKSGSQNQEAASARTL; encoded by the coding sequence ATGAAAATATTAATGGTTTGTCTTGGAAATATCTGCAGGTCTCCTTTGGCTCAGGGAATACTTGAAAGTAAAATTAAAGCAGACGGATTAAATTGGTTTGTTGACTCAGCAGGCACCTCAGGGTGGCATGATGGTGAGCGTCCTGACCACAGAGCAATAAAGGAAGCAAATAAAAATGGTATCATTATTCAGCATCAACGATCCAGAAAAATAACGTCTGAAGACCTTCAGTATTTTGATTATATACTTGCTATGGACAGTTCAAATTATAATGATATTCTTAAGTTATCATCAAATACTACAAATTATAAAAAGGTCCATCTTGTTCTTAATTTTTTGCACCCCGGAAAAAATATGGCTGTACCTGATCCTTATTATGACGATAGATTTGATTTGGTTTACAATCTGCTGAATGACGCCCTGGACCAGTTTATTATTTTTGTTAAATCCGGTTCACAAAATCAGGAAGCAGCATCTGCCAGAACTCTGTAA
- a CDS encoding NAD(P)-binding domain-containing protein: MRVAIIGAGCSGLAAIKNLIQAGIREIVCFEQNDRIGGNWIYSPEPSHSSVCETTHIISSKKRSEYTDFPMPDSYPDYPSHSQVLDYFDSYADRFGLLPFIRFRHKVDKVIKTKEGLWEVFTNDRTVPDIFDYLLVSNGHHSVPRHYKIPGHYTGEYMHSHDFKNNKGFEGKRVLIVGGGNSACDCAVECSRVSEHVVISMRRPHYIIPKFFLGKPVDTFNDKLNGLPAIVAERLRKLSLKIQLGKYEDYGLQTPDFPVTSDHPTVNSELLYMLRHGKVIPKNGIKFAEAKSVTFEDGTTDHFDIIIAATGYKIATPFFDPDFLDYSEADQINLFLRMFHPTHKNLIFIGLVQPQGAIWPLADIQSKLAANLIIGNWNLPDNVEKLAIKEATEISKNFLKEKRHVIEVHFREYFDKIKSKIPSDAPAWDDYRVLADAAS, translated from the coding sequence ATGAGAGTTGCAATAATAGGTGCAGGATGTTCCGGGCTGGCGGCTATAAAAAATCTTATTCAGGCAGGTATTCGGGAGATTGTATGTTTTGAACAAAATGACAGAATAGGAGGAAACTGGATTTATTCTCCGGAGCCATCGCATAGCAGTGTGTGTGAAACTACGCACATCATCAGTTCTAAAAAAAGATCAGAATATACAGATTTTCCAATGCCCGATTCTTATCCTGACTACCCCTCACATAGTCAGGTATTGGATTATTTTGACAGTTATGCAGACAGATTTGGATTATTACCTTTTATCAGATTTCGACATAAAGTTGATAAAGTTATAAAAACAAAAGAGGGGCTTTGGGAGGTTTTTACAAACGATAGAACCGTGCCGGATATTTTTGATTATCTTCTGGTATCAAACGGACACCATTCTGTTCCGAGACACTACAAAATTCCGGGACATTATACAGGTGAATACATGCATTCCCATGATTTCAAAAACAATAAAGGTTTTGAAGGCAAACGGGTTTTGATAGTAGGCGGAGGAAATTCTGCGTGTGATTGTGCTGTAGAATGCAGTAGAGTTTCTGAACATGTTGTGATCAGTATGCGAAGACCTCATTATATCATCCCTAAGTTTTTTTTAGGTAAACCTGTAGATACTTTTAATGATAAACTCAATGGGTTGCCGGCCATTGTTGCAGAAAGACTTCGAAAACTAAGTCTGAAAATACAATTAGGAAAATATGAAGATTATGGACTTCAAACACCGGATTTTCCAGTCACCTCAGATCATCCCACGGTCAATTCAGAGTTATTATACATGCTCAGACACGGAAAGGTGATTCCTAAAAATGGGATTAAATTTGCTGAAGCTAAGTCCGTTACTTTTGAAGATGGGACAACAGATCATTTTGACATTATAATTGCTGCAACCGGATATAAAATTGCGACCCCTTTTTTCGACCCCGATTTTCTGGATTATTCAGAAGCAGATCAAATTAATTTATTTCTAAGAATGTTTCACCCGACTCACAAAAATTTAATTTTTATAGGCTTGGTTCAGCCTCAGGGTGCTATTTGGCCGTTGGCAGATATTCAGTCAAAGCTGGCAGCCAATTTAATAATCGGAAACTGGAATTTACCCGATAATGTTGAAAAACTGGCAATAAAAGAAGCGACAGAAATTTCAAAAAACTTTTTGAAAGAAAAACGACATGTTATAGAAGTTCATTTCAGAGAATATTTTGATAAAATCAAATCTAAAATTCCTTCTGACGCACCTGCGTGGGATGATTACAGAGTTCTGGCAGATGCTGCTTCCTGA
- a CDS encoding DUF4294 domain-containing protein, translating to MFRYLNIFSFLLFSITVNAQNPIQGRETRITLEGQVFSAIITEDGDTLILADLDNVSITALRKFNNDDEYRKYMRFRNYALRVYPYAKEAIRIYRELEYASLHLSKKEKKKKLKELEVQLTAEFEEPLKNLTKLQGKIMIKMIEKEINKPIYYLIKEVKGGFNAFYWHQFSKLYSYDLKEGYNRGDYPILDAVLQDFDVSYRIENETNMKYIKINRSESK from the coding sequence ATGTTCAGATACCTAAATATTTTTTCTTTCTTACTTTTCAGCATTACAGTTAATGCACAAAATCCAATTCAGGGACGGGAAACCCGCATTACATTGGAAGGTCAGGTTTTTTCTGCTATCATCACAGAGGATGGCGACACGCTTATCCTGGCGGATCTGGACAATGTAAGTATTACTGCTCTTCGTAAATTTAATAATGATGACGAATATAGAAAATATATGCGTTTCAGAAATTATGCACTTCGTGTATATCCTTATGCAAAAGAGGCAATCAGGATTTACAGAGAGCTGGAATATGCTTCCTTACATTTGTCCAAAAAAGAAAAAAAGAAAAAACTAAAAGAACTTGAAGTACAACTTACAGCAGAATTTGAAGAACCCTTAAAAAACCTCACCAAACTTCAGGGTAAAATCATGATTAAGATGATCGAAAAAGAGATAAATAAGCCTATTTATTATCTTATTAAAGAAGTGAAAGGAGGTTTCAATGCATTTTACTGGCATCAGTTTTCCAAACTGTACAGTTATGATCTGAAAGAAGGTTATAATCGTGGTGACTATCCGATACTTGACGCAGTGTTACAGGATTTTGATGTTTCTTACCGGATTGAAAATGAGACCAATATGAAATACATTAAAATTAACCGAAGTGAAAGCAAATAA
- a CDS encoding diphosphomevalonate decarboxylase encodes MKANNNSDTPDGFSGRIGWQCPSNLAIIKYWGKYGRQLPKNPSISFTLSEAATRTFIDFHKTDQLTANKLNVRFRFEGVENKPFSDRITLFLSSIYEEFFSFLPGLHLNIESSNSFPHSSGIASSASSMGALALCLCDIEWKLSGKEYDDSFYQKASLIARLGSGSACRSIYSGMALWGAHADVVGSSDLYAIPFEDKIHPVFKTFHDDILIVSSREKSVSSSAGHSLMNNNVYAPARYEQANLRLIQLIAHLKQGDVSGFGNICEDEALTLHALMMCSDPSYMLMESGTVAIIQKIRQFRFENNIPVYFSLDAGPNIHLLYPDEFRKEVSLFLNSELLAYCEDGRVIRDKVGSGPQKLI; translated from the coding sequence GTGAAAGCAAATAATAATTCTGACACACCTGATGGCTTTTCCGGTCGAATTGGTTGGCAATGTCCTTCCAATCTGGCTATCATTAAATATTGGGGTAAATATGGGCGTCAGTTACCAAAAAATCCTTCCATTAGTTTTACATTGAGTGAAGCAGCCACCAGAACATTTATTGATTTCCACAAGACAGACCAACTTACCGCCAATAAATTGAATGTTCGTTTTCGTTTTGAAGGTGTTGAAAATAAACCGTTTTCTGACAGGATAACATTATTTTTGAGTAGTATTTATGAAGAATTTTTTTCATTTCTCCCGGGATTGCATCTGAATATAGAGAGCAGTAATTCTTTTCCGCACAGCAGTGGTATAGCTTCATCTGCTTCTTCAATGGGGGCTTTGGCACTTTGTCTTTGTGACATTGAGTGGAAACTTTCAGGTAAAGAATATGATGATTCTTTTTATCAGAAAGCCTCTTTGATAGCCCGTTTAGGAAGTGGAAGCGCTTGTAGATCCATTTATTCAGGAATGGCACTTTGGGGTGCCCATGCGGATGTTGTCGGGTCTTCAGATTTGTATGCTATTCCATTTGAAGATAAAATTCATCCTGTGTTTAAGACCTTTCATGATGATATACTGATCGTTAGCAGTCGTGAAAAATCAGTTTCGTCCAGTGCAGGTCATTCTCTGATGAATAATAATGTTTATGCACCTGCCAGATATGAACAGGCAAACCTTCGGTTAATTCAATTGATAGCTCACTTAAAGCAAGGTGATGTTTCAGGTTTTGGAAATATCTGCGAAGACGAAGCTTTGACCCTTCACGCCTTGATGATGTGCTCTGACCCATCTTATATGTTGATGGAATCCGGTACTGTTGCAATCATTCAAAAAATCAGACAATTCAGATTTGAAAATAATATACCGGTATATTTCAGCCTGGATGCGGGTCCAAATATTCACCTGTTGTATCCTGATGAATTCAGAAAAGAAGTATCGCTTTTTCTGAATTCTGAGCTGTTGGCATATTGTGAAGATGGAAGAGTAATCAGAGATAAGGTCGGAAGCGGACCACAAAAATTAATATGA
- a CDS encoding rhodanese-like domain-containing protein, with protein MHRISLFLMMLFNSLNVFSQFSKDASCQNARFDKKVDSYLSYSVPVISVDEAFRSKDNFVFLDAREKDEYNISHLPGAVYVGYDDFDIKKMNNILKDKKIVVYCSIGYRSEKIASKLRKSGYKNVFNLYGSIFEWANSGYEIEDIAGKKTNQLHTYNKNWSQWVTNPLIVKKW; from the coding sequence ATGCACAGAATCAGTTTATTTTTAATGATGCTTTTTAACAGCCTGAATGTTTTTTCTCAATTTTCAAAAGATGCTTCATGCCAAAATGCTCGTTTTGACAAAAAAGTCGATAGTTATCTCTCATATTCTGTACCAGTAATCAGTGTTGATGAAGCATTCCGGTCAAAGGATAATTTTGTTTTTCTGGATGCACGGGAGAAAGATGAATACAATATTTCACATCTTCCCGGGGCTGTGTATGTTGGCTATGATGATTTTGATATCAAAAAAATGAACAACATACTTAAAGACAAAAAAATTGTTGTTTACTGTTCCATTGGTTACAGAAGTGAAAAAATTGCTTCCAAACTCCGTAAATCCGGGTATAAAAATGTGTTCAATTTATATGGAAGCATTTTTGAATGGGCTAATTCAGGTTATGAAATTGAAGACATTGCCGGAAAAAAGACAAATCAATTACATACCTACAATAAAAATTGGAGCCAGTGGGTTACCAATCCGTTGATCGTTAAAAAATGGTAG
- a CDS encoding saccharopine dehydrogenase NADP-binding domain-containing protein — protein sequence MDKKYDITLFGATGFTGQIISKYLAEKSSSENIIWAIAGRNEAKLIEVQKSLHGVIPDIVIADVKDKISLSEMCRQSRVLMNAVGPFNWYGLSVVESCIQHNCHYLDITGEPTFVHDCFVKYHQKAEENNITVVNCCGFDSIPADFATWVTVQKLPVDQPKSVRCFVRTNATFSGGTLTTAINALYQQSKGRKASLKYKKNPLAPVLKRNIHFNPDINGWAIPMPVVDPHIVKRSAFRMPEIYGEAFSYGQFFVRSSFGKVVKTIFPIVIAGLMVRFKFFRDWLYRKFKPGTGPSETRRNISKFEVICIGELGNLKVKTVFSGGDPGYDETAKMFSQSAFCILNKQKENSLKFGVLTPVEALNQELIHRLKKEGIVID from the coding sequence ATGGATAAAAAATATGACATTACATTATTTGGAGCAACAGGATTTACGGGTCAGATAATTTCAAAATATCTCGCTGAAAAAAGTTCCTCTGAAAATATTATCTGGGCCATTGCAGGTCGTAATGAAGCTAAACTTATTGAAGTTCAAAAGTCATTGCATGGAGTCATTCCGGACATTGTAATAGCTGATGTTAAAGATAAGATTTCATTATCAGAGATGTGCAGACAATCCCGGGTTTTAATGAATGCCGTTGGTCCTTTCAATTGGTATGGTCTCTCCGTAGTGGAGTCCTGCATTCAACATAATTGTCATTATCTGGATATTACAGGTGAACCAACATTTGTGCATGATTGTTTTGTAAAATATCATCAGAAAGCGGAAGAAAACAATATCACCGTTGTAAATTGCTGTGGTTTTGATAGTATTCCTGCAGATTTTGCAACCTGGGTAACTGTTCAAAAACTGCCAGTCGATCAACCTAAATCTGTTCGATGTTTTGTTCGGACTAATGCTACTTTCTCCGGAGGAACACTTACAACTGCAATCAATGCCCTTTATCAGCAGTCAAAAGGCAGAAAGGCCAGTTTGAAATATAAAAAAAATCCACTTGCGCCGGTTCTGAAAAGAAATATTCATTTCAATCCAGATATAAATGGTTGGGCTATACCGATGCCGGTAGTAGATCCTCATATTGTAAAGAGAAGCGCATTCCGTATGCCTGAAATCTATGGAGAAGCTTTTTCTTATGGTCAGTTTTTTGTACGCTCGTCTTTTGGGAAAGTTGTAAAAACGATTTTCCCGATTGTAATTGCAGGATTAATGGTTCGGTTTAAGTTTTTCAGAGATTGGCTTTACCGTAAATTTAAGCCGGGAACCGGACCGTCAGAAACCAGAAGAAATATAAGTAAATTTGAAGTTATTTGTATCGGTGAGTTAGGAAATTTAAAAGTTAAGACTGTCTTTTCAGGTGGTGATCCCGGATATGACGAAACTGCAAAAATGTTCTCTCAGAGTGCTTTTTGTATTTTGAACAAGCAAAAAGAAAATAGTCTGAAATTTGGTGTTTTAACCCCGGTGGAAGCATTGAATCAAGAACTAATACACAGATTAAAGAAAGAAGGCATCGTTATAGATTAA
- a CDS encoding NAD(P)-binding domain-containing protein yields MKSVGIIGSGPVGIALAKGFISNGYPTIIGSRDEKKRNELEEQIGCGINTGSFEEVAATSDIIVLAVKGSVALKALQLAGKENLRNKVIIDTTNPIADQAPENGVLVYFQTEKPSLMETLQTNIPDGNFVKAFSCVGSSHMIQPDFELKPSMFICGNNTEAKQEVGDILHHFGWETEDMGNAEAARAIEPLAMLWCIPGFRENQWNHAFKLLKKSK; encoded by the coding sequence ATGAAAAGTGTAGGTATCATTGGTTCAGGACCAGTGGGCATAGCATTAGCTAAAGGATTTATAAGTAATGGCTACCCAACCATAATCGGTTCAAGGGATGAAAAAAAGAGAAATGAATTGGAAGAACAGATAGGATGTGGCATTAATACAGGTTCCTTTGAAGAAGTTGCAGCAACAAGTGATATAATTGTTCTTGCCGTAAAAGGTAGTGTGGCACTAAAAGCATTACAATTGGCAGGTAAAGAAAATTTAAGGAATAAAGTAATTATTGACACAACAAATCCCATTGCTGATCAGGCACCCGAAAATGGAGTATTGGTTTATTTCCAGACAGAAAAACCTTCATTGATGGAAACGTTACAGACAAATATTCCGGATGGGAATTTTGTTAAAGCTTTCAGTTGTGTAGGTAGTTCACATATGATACAACCCGACTTTGAATTGAAGCCAAGTATGTTTATTTGTGGAAATAATACTGAAGCAAAACAAGAAGTTGGCGATATTTTACATCATTTTGGCTGGGAAACAGAAGACATGGGAAATGCGGAAGCTGCCAGAGCTATAGAACCATTAGCAATGCTTTGGTGCATTCCGGGATTTAGAGAAAACCAGTGGAATCACGCATTCAAATTATTGAAAAAAAGCAAGTAG
- a CDS encoding PhnA domain-containing protein: MSLLSTELTARCGSKCEICGAKSKLNTYIVAPKTGNIVDEQVALCDTCLEQVESPEKMDVTHWRCLNDSMWSPVPAVQVLSYRMLQAMSDQDWAQDLIGMNYLDDETLEWAEGSFGDNTIHKDSNGHVLKAGDTVVLIKDLDVKGANFTAKRGTSVRRITLVTDNPEQIEGKINDQNIVILTKFVRKTI; this comes from the coding sequence ATGAGTCTTTTATCCACAGAACTTACTGCCAGATGCGGATCGAAATGTGAAATATGCGGTGCAAAAAGTAAGCTTAATACGTACATTGTAGCGCCAAAAACCGGAAATATTGTGGATGAACAAGTAGCACTTTGTGATACCTGTTTAGAGCAGGTTGAAAGTCCGGAAAAAATGGATGTCACACATTGGAGATGCCTGAATGACAGTATGTGGAGTCCTGTGCCTGCCGTACAAGTACTTTCTTACAGAATGCTGCAGGCTATGAGTGATCAGGACTGGGCACAGGATCTGATAGGTATGAATTATCTGGATGATGAAACCCTCGAATGGGCAGAAGGCAGTTTTGGCGATAATACAATCCACAAAGATAGTAATGGCCATGTACTGAAAGCCGGAGACACAGTTGTGTTAATTAAAGATCTGGACGTGAAAGGGGCCAACTTTACAGCTAAACGTGGCACATCAGTCCGAAGAATTACACTGGTCACAGATAATCCTGAGCAGATTGAGGGTAAAATAAACGATCAGAACATAGTAATTCTGACAAAATTTGTCAGGAAAACCATTTAA
- a CDS encoding alpha/beta hydrolase — translation MIKFFYSIILMVNSFSVLGQFLPDRYINEIFPTVTETTNVLFSSNVPRPNPGGGFYESVTGYPLNVREYQTTNVNLYMNIFKPVGDTIGKRPVIIICFGGGFVAGSKDHWSMRLIAQGLARRGYVTALIDYRLGMNMFDQDLAMRAVYRGIQDGRSAVRFFRADASGANNYRVDPDQIFIGGHSAGAFVALHNAFLDKETERPLSTYAWLQSCGFLGLSNCACPNQGCLDCVGNNQSFSGHANALFSLAGAVGSTAYIESAIDPSALLFHSQDDGTVPYTSGEPFGDISYLVVGSDLPIVYGSLPISQAATGLGLPYQFNSYTNRGHGVHEATSNSLYDDILPNVSGWFYNQCLKPAVHTLEGNVNVCNSSPEQTYSVESGLAKYFEWNITGGTISNPSITSHTVDVIWDLEATSHSIQVTPYNKNWAKGEMSSISVTITTEDTNIWMANDTDWTNRSNWSLLSLPQQCHHVIISENNTGVNPVIPQNMNIAVRSIITGPNKILTLLQGATLYVKDSESNN, via the coding sequence ATGATTAAATTTTTTTATAGCATAATTCTGATGGTCAATTCATTTTCTGTTTTAGGTCAATTTTTACCGGATAGGTACATCAATGAAATTTTTCCCACTGTAACAGAAACGACCAATGTTTTATTCAGCAGTAATGTACCCAGACCTAATCCCGGCGGCGGATTTTATGAATCAGTCACAGGCTATCCCCTAAATGTAAGAGAATATCAGACAACAAATGTAAATCTCTACATGAATATCTTTAAGCCTGTTGGAGATACAATAGGTAAAAGACCTGTAATAATTATTTGTTTTGGAGGTGGTTTTGTTGCAGGGAGCAAAGATCACTGGAGTATGCGTTTAATAGCGCAGGGTTTGGCAAGAAGAGGATATGTTACGGCGTTGATAGACTATCGCTTAGGTATGAATATGTTTGATCAGGATCTTGCTATGCGAGCAGTGTACAGAGGAATACAAGACGGCAGATCAGCAGTAAGGTTTTTCAGAGCTGATGCATCCGGAGCAAATAATTATAGAGTTGATCCGGACCAGATTTTTATCGGGGGTCATAGTGCGGGGGCTTTTGTAGCTTTACATAATGCGTTTTTGGATAAAGAAACCGAACGACCTCTTTCTACTTATGCCTGGTTGCAGTCTTGTGGATTTCTTGGCCTTTCTAATTGTGCCTGCCCGAATCAGGGTTGTCTGGATTGTGTTGGTAATAATCAAAGTTTCAGTGGACACGCCAACGCATTATTCAGTTTAGCTGGTGCGGTTGGAAGTACTGCATATATCGAGTCTGCAATCGATCCTTCTGCCTTGCTATTTCACAGTCAGGACGATGGTACAGTTCCTTACACATCAGGAGAGCCTTTTGGTGATATAAGTTATCTGGTGGTGGGTAGCGACCTCCCAATTGTTTATGGAAGTTTACCTATTTCACAGGCTGCAACCGGATTAGGACTGCCATATCAATTTAATAGTTACACAAACAGAGGTCACGGTGTACATGAAGCCACATCAAACAGTCTGTATGATGATATACTTCCCAATGTTTCCGGTTGGTTTTATAATCAGTGTCTTAAACCTGCAGTACATACATTAGAAGGGAATGTTAACGTCTGCAATTCCAGTCCCGAGCAAACCTATTCTGTTGAATCAGGCTTGGCAAAATACTTCGAATGGAATATTACCGGAGGTACGATATCCAATCCATCTATAACATCGCATACCGTTGATGTAATTTGGGATTTGGAAGCTACCTCACACTCCATCCAAGTGACTCCCTACAACAAAAATTGGGCAAAAGGAGAAATGTCCTCCATCTCTGTGACCATCACGACTGAGGATACAAATATTTGGATGGCAAATGATACTGACTGGACAAACAGGTCAAACTGGAGTCTCCTCTCACTTCCACAACAATGTCATCATGTCATCATTTCTGAGAATAACACCGGCGTGAATCCTGTCATACCTCAAAACATGAATATAGCTGTTCGTTCTATCATCACCGGTCCTAACAAAATACTGACACTTTTACAAGGTGCAACATTATACGTAAAAGATTCGGAATCAAATAACTGA